DNA sequence from the Fuscovulum ytuae genome:
GCACCGATGCCCTGCGCGCGCAACGCGCCCATTACCTTGGCATGTGGCTGGACATGGTCGATCCGCGCGTCAAGGCCCTGAACAATCAGACGGAATTCTTCACGCAGGATGCCGAAACGATCCGCACGGCGGGCGATATTCTTGTCTCACATATGAAGCAGCGCCATGCCGTCGATGGCGTGGACACCTTCATCCTCTCGAACGAGGCTTTGGCCGGCAAGGCCATCCTTCTCAGGCCAATGGTGGATCGCATTCGGGAACTGGGCGTTTCGGTCCGCGTCATCGCCTATGTCCGCAACCCGATCGACTGGCTGCCCTCGGCCTTTGTGCAATGGGGCGTGCGACACAAGCTCTCGCCAGGGCGGGTGCGGCCCTATCCAGAAAAAGCGCGTCGGCTGGTCAGCTGGTATCGGGGCATTCTGGAGTGGCACGAACAATCCCCCGAACTTCTTGAACTGCGCAGCTATGACGATGCCCCTGATGTGGTGGCCGATTTCTCGGCCGCCATCGGCCTTCGCCTGCCCCCTTCGCCAGACCGGGAACTTGAACGCGCCGAAGACGCGGAAATCATCCTTCGCGCGCTTTTCAACGATGCCTTCAAGGCGACCGTACTTCCAGAACGCTTTAACCGGCTTGTCCTGCCCAATCTGGACAAGGTCGCGCGGCTGGACGACGTCATCGCCGCCTGTCTTGATTACAGCGAAACGCCGCAGGTCGTTGCGGAAAACGCGGCCTTCTTCGACCGCGTCGCCGCGGTCTGCGGCTTTGATCCGCGCACCAAGGGCAAGGGCACGCCAAGACCCGCCCCCGACCCCGGCCCGGTCAAGGATCGCATCTTGGATGCGCTGGTGGAAATAACGCTCATGCAGGCCCAGCAGATCAGACGTCTTGAAGACACAGTCGAACGGCTCGCGCGCGGCGAAGACCTCCCCCCCGGCAGCTTTCCCCCGATCCGCCGACCATGATGCCTTCCGCCGCCCCCCCTTATCGCGCAGGGGATTGACCGACAGGCCAGGGATGAAGGACGCTTCGCCAAGCCAAAGGGGTCAACCATGCGCGCCACCCGTCTTTTCGCCGTCAACGATATCCGCACCGCCGATGTGCCCGTGCCAAAGCCCGGCCCCGGCGAGGTGCTGATCCGGGTCGAGGCCTGCGGCATCTGTGGCACCGACCGCCATCTTCTGCATGGCGAGTTTCCGTCAAAACCGCCGCTCACTCTGGGCCATGAATTCGCAGGCATCGTCGTGGACTGCGGCGAAGGCGTGACACTTCCCGAAGGCGCGCGCGTGACCTGCGACCCGAACACATGGTGCGGCCATTGCCCGGCCTGCCGTCGCGGGCGGGTGAACCTGTGTCAGAACAACGTGGCCACGGGCCTTGGCCGTGACGGAGGCTTTGCCGAATTCTGCGCCTTCCCCGCGCATAAGGCGCATCTTCTGCCCCCCGACCTTGATCCGCTGCACGGGGCCTTTTGCGAACCGCTTGCCTGCACGATCCACGGCATCGATATCGGCGCGCCCATGCCCGGCGAACGGGTGATGATCCTTGGCGGTGGCGTCATCGGCATGCTCGCGCTGCAACTCTGCGCCTTGGCGGGGGCCGAGGTGATGCTGCTCACCCGCCAATCCGCGAAACAGGCGCTGGGGCGGCGGCTTGGCGCGGTGGTGACGGCCGGCACCGAAGATGAGGCGCGCAAGCTTTGGCCCAAAGGCGCCGATCTGGTGGTGGAATGCGCAGGCGTCAGCGACACGGTCGAGGCCGCACCCCGCCTGACGCGCGACGGCGGGCGCGTGGTGATCCTCGGTGTCCTCCCTGCCGGACAAAAGGTGCAGATCGAACCCTTCGACCTGCTTTTCCGCGAGGTGCAGTTCCTGTCCTCCTTCATCAACCCATTCACCCAAGACCGCGCGGCGGCGATGATCGCCCAAGGCAAATTGCAGATCGCCCCCCTGATCTCCCGCACGCTCCCGTTGGAAGAGGCCGCCGAGGCCATCGCCAACCCCGCCCGCCCCGGAGAGATTCGCGCCATCGTCCTGCCCCGTGGCTAGGGAAAGATCCGCCATGAAACCGGCAGGCCTACCCCTTCTGCATCGCCGAATGACCATGGCCTTGCCCATACCGAAGGCGCATCAGCCATAGACAAACGGCCAGTCGCCGGTTCCATCCTTCCGAAAATCTGCCACAATCGACCCGTAAGCAGGGTGGAATGCTTAGGTTACTGACCCGGACAAATGACTGACGCGATTATCGGAATGGTCGCGCGCCTTGCCTCTCCCATCGGGAAATGGGGCGCGCGCATGCGGCGCGGCTTGGCCCGCTGGC
Encoded proteins:
- a CDS encoding zinc-dependent alcohol dehydrogenase family protein, whose product is MRATRLFAVNDIRTADVPVPKPGPGEVLIRVEACGICGTDRHLLHGEFPSKPPLTLGHEFAGIVVDCGEGVTLPEGARVTCDPNTWCGHCPACRRGRVNLCQNNVATGLGRDGGFAEFCAFPAHKAHLLPPDLDPLHGAFCEPLACTIHGIDIGAPMPGERVMILGGGVIGMLALQLCALAGAEVMLLTRQSAKQALGRRLGAVVTAGTEDEARKLWPKGADLVVECAGVSDTVEAAPRLTRDGGRVVILGVLPAGQKVQIEPFDLLFREVQFLSSFINPFTQDRAAAMIAQGKLQIAPLISRTLPLEEAAEAIANPARPGEIRAIVLPRG